cttatcctcgagacTCATTAGGGTAaggactcggggatggataatgcatgcACTGCTTCCATTGTCCACCATGATGCATTtgacatcggtatctaaaatgcGTAAAGTAATAACGAGGGCATCATTATGAGGGAAAGTCAAATCGTCAGCATCCGACTCGTCGAAGATGGTACTCTCTTCGAGTCTGTCGTACTGTTCGGGGGTGATAGACCGCTTGAACTTGTGAGTGGTGATGAACTTCACGTTGTTGATAGAGGTATTGTCGCCATCACCGATGATTATGTTGATGGTACGAGCTGGCGATGGCGGCTTTGGCGGGCCTTGATGTTCACGTCCTCTCGAAAAGTTAGTCCTCTGCTTATCGCTTAACAGCTCTTTGAGTTGCCCTTGACGTAATATATTTACGACTTCTTGTCTGAGGGCGATGTAATTTTCTATTTTGCGCGCGTGTTCCTGGTGGAACTCACAAAGGGCATCAGATTTTCTGGTGTTCGGGTCTGATCTCATCATCGGCGGCCACTTCACTTTTGTTCCGAGTTTCTCAAGAGCATAGACTATTTCTATAGGCGACACCAAAAAATTATGAGCAGCTAATAAAGGAGGCATACTTCTTTCATTCAGATGGGTCCCCGTCCTTGGCTTGGACAGGCCTACTTCATAGCGGAGGGAGGGTGAGGCGGCCCCCCTGACATATAGTTGGTGTCATTCCCTGTTAGGTCACGGAATCGGATGATCTCTTCTTGTATtgtctcttcattcttttctGGATTCGGCTTGTACCAAGGTTAGCCGGTGAGTTGGTCTGTTGAGGTCATCCTCGTCTGCTTAGTCATCGGCGCAATAAGCATTGTAGATTTcgtcccaagtggttggaggatacTTCATCAATCGGCTCAACAGTTTTCTAGttgctcttgaaccctctctactTTGCCCGTTTTGAAAAGTTGTGACTGCCATCCCTTCAGATACGTTTGACAAAGTCATCCTTACTTTGTTGAACCGGGCGAAGAAGTCCCTTAGTCCCTCTCCCAAGGACTGCTTAATAGcaaatatgtcgtttactctcgcctcggccttcttggctcAGACATTAGCGGTTACGAACCTATCATCCATTTCTTCAAAAGTTTCTATAGAGTGGGCTGGTAGCTTCGAATACCATGTTAATTCCCCTCCCGTGAGGGTTTTGCCAAACTTCTTCATCAAAATGGAGGACACTTGTTCCTTGGCGTAGTCgttgcctttcacggcggtgacgtaGTGATTTAAGTGATCTTCAGGATCGGTCATTCCGTCGTATATCCTGAGGTAGACAagcattttgaaggtctttggtatggcatgtggggctgCATCATCGTTGTACGGCTGCTCTATGAACCTATCGGCATCCCTTTTTGGCAGCAGCTTAGGAGCGCCTAGTATCTTGTCAACTCCTTCTTGGTTCTCTTTCATCTGGTCTCGGAGTGCCttgttttcattctccatttcttccatcctctTTAGAATGGCATCGAGGGCGTTGTCACCTGCACTATCAATAACATTATGAGTTATACCTGTCGTTGGAGGGAGGGGTCGGTTGCACTACTCGTCTATTTGTTGTATCGTGCAAGCCCTTGCGGTTACTGAAGTCATGTTTGGAGCGGGTTTGTTGAGGACGCTTGCTAGCATGTCGGTCAACCATGCCTCGAGGAGTTTTTTCACAGCTGGGGGCGTCCCTTCTTCTGTAGACGTGGATGCCCCTTTTCCGCTAGGTTTTGTCATGCTGCAGTGTGGGGGAGGTGACCTCTCTCGCCTAGGGGACACGTAGGGCGTCGTGTCCTCACCTACTGTTTCACAGCTTTCGTTGATGACATTCATAAtattggttgggaggtcacttgCTTGTCCTTTatccttggttacctgccatgtaggGTTTTGTAAATACAAAGAAAGGAGATCTTGGGGTTTTTTGACGTTAGTGACTTACGTTAATTGTAGATATAGAGGAAACTAAAAATATAACTAAGAAATCCctacagacggcgccaaattttttgaccaaaaaatatagatcttggttcaaataattaaatttatacaaatGCGGGTTAATCTTAGCTAACAATAATATCCCTAAGATGGATTTCTCGAAAGTGCAACAAATATTATGTAGGTGTATTTAAATAACAGCGGCAGTGAGCAATAAATATCCGAGAAATCAAAGGAAATAATATAGCATTCAATATCAATGAATAGCAATAAATGAAATTTAAGTGAATAGGATGAATGAGTCACCCAAGAAAGGATGGAATCAGTGAATGTTCTctctgacaatgatgagtgatggACAATCCTTCGAATAtctgagttattctcggatctagtGAAAAAGTGTAGACAAGAATCTTAATGAAAAGGTAATGTTTGTATACTAGCAAGGAGATCAGATTCTGTTTCTCAAGTCAAAGTGTATTTTTACAAATGGATATCGCATGTCCTCTATAACTATGTCTTTTTCTATCTATAGGGAATATGTTcctagaaaccctaatagtacaaatgcgtacaatatccactagaatattctccattaagtCCTATCTTAACACTAGCCGTTATAACTCTGTTAAACATGCTCGACTTCGTCCTCGATGACGTCTCCTTGACTTCAGTCTTGCTGACTCGTCGATCATGGTCTTTGCTGATAATCAGATTACTTCGGCGTGGTGTCCCAAGAATGCTTTACTGATATCATTTTGACTAAAGATGGATTTTGGCTCATACAAACTCAATTCTTAAGGGGTAATAAGACGAACGACAAAATagaatatagatagatagataaattTATATGACGATATGATTTTTTTAAGGTATTAAAAGTGGAATTTGAACAAAAACAATTCAATGGCTTCTTGAATCTCTGAAATGACAACTATTTCGGAccaatcttttttttctttttggatagCGTGGCAAATAAAAAGGACTAGAGGGAATAACACTTTCCAAAAATAGCTTTTTCTCATTTGCTGAATTACACACGAACTCAAGATTCTCCTCGTGAATTTGAATCATTTGCTGAACTTAAAAGAAATACTCCCTCCAGTCCACAATAGTtgattttttatcttttttgttGTACAAAATATctgattttttcaaattttaagaATGAATTAATTACTTTTTTCCTACATTGTCCTTTGAGTAAATAGTGTTGGAGTATGTGTTAGGAGTGTATATGTGAATAGATAGTAAAGGTTAATATGGTTAATTTCATTActaattaatattaaaaggtAAATTTCTTAATCTATATGAAAACAGccaaaaaaatcacttattatgaACCGGAGAAGTACCTTGGGGAAGTAAATTAACAAGTATTCTGAAATTCCCACACTTTTAGTCATGATTTCATGATCGTCAGCTGTGCTTGTGGCATACTTCAGCTTGGCGACTCTTACACGCTAAAAATATGTGTAATTGTACCAAACCAGTTTTGACGAGTAAGCCAAGTGATAAACAAATTGTTGAATCCTTTAAAGTTtgctttcttttacttttaatttcaAGAAGAAGTGTTGATTCAAACATATGCATATTAATATCTTACATGCTTCTGCTTCTGCCAAACTACAAGAAGAGGTCAATAGTCtctcttgtttcttcctttttatGTCATACTTTCAAGAATTCCACTTGTTTAAAATAATgtgaagattttttttttcagttttgcAGTATTTAAGAAGACGTCGAAAAAACAAGATCAATGACTGCTCCCGGAGTACAGCTGCACCTTCCCGATGATCACCATGTAATCAATCATTCATCACTATATCATTTAGCACGAAAAATGTGATTTTTTTCTATGACTATATGGGGCAGTGCTTGCTGTTATTGCTTCTTTTTTATCTTTCCCTGAGCCAAGAGTCTAACGAAAACAAGCTCTCTAAcctcacaaggtagggataaggtctacgTTCATTCTACCATCCACAATCCCACCTTATGaaattacactgggtttgttattcttgttgttgttgttgactatATGTGGCAGTGGAAGCGTAGTATTTACAAGAAAAAAgcattttcatttttgaaaagaaGGTTAACTTCACTAGTTTTCAAGTATAGGATCAAAGCCATTATGTGCGTTTTTTCCTTAATCAATACTTGGAGTGCAGCTTAAAAATATTGAAGATTCTTGTTGTTTTAATGAAGTATAGTTAAAGCTTACTAATAGGAAGTTAAAATTCTTCAACAGGTGGTGATGGATAATGGTATTCTCCAAGTGACATTGTTAGTACCAGATGGCATTGTAACCGGAATCAAATACAATGGCGTTGACAATTTGCTTGAGATTCTAAATGATGATGAAACAAACAGAGGGTAAATCCATCTGCCATTTCTTTAGTCAAATGCTCCTGATTTCTTTCTCTTTAAGAAAAACATATATAAGTTCTCTTTTTCATCATGAAAATGGATTAACAAAGTTTCTATTGAAAAAGGAATTGAATGTAACACTTGGTAAATGTTTCGTCTAGATACTGGGATGTTGTCTGGAGTTCAGCTGGGACTAAAGGAACTACAGGAATATTTGAAAGGTAATATATACCCTACCCCAAGCCACTGACCTTAGGGTTCTCAAAAAGTACTTTAAACAAAAACTGTTCGTAAAACCAAAATTGTTTTGAGCAATAAGATTGTTTCACCAATACACTGTAGGCTCATATGCACAACCTATAAGGTCATATTGGAAAGAGATGATCAAATAGAGCTTTCCTTCTCAAGGGCATGGGATGTGTCACTTCAGGACAAGCTTATTCCCCTGAAAATAGACAAAAGGTTTTGTTTTGCTTTTTCCTTCCCTTTGTTAAATATTTAtgggcaaaggtccaaatatgcccttgtactatatgaaattgagcacatttgccctttcttaatactttagctcaaatatgctcTTACCGttacatagttggtccatatatgcccttagagttacgcttatatatgcccttttcgaaacggaattcacTCAAACTAATTagttctttcgttaattgtattaaagtgtattacaaacactattttctttttattagtatTTGTTTTTCTtcacctttctcttttctttcttcttttttcttttcttttttttcctttttctttctcccttatccgtttcctccattaccgatgtcttctccattttcgtcaccaatttcacttgacaaaactcatgaatttcaattactaagaaaattctcccataagataatcaagttccaatttcactagccctctaaataaacgaaattaaattgttccaaaaattatggtttaaactttaaaataataaaagcatCTCAACCTTTGACAATattcaaaagaccaaaatatttaaattgtttctagaaagataatttaatgattaaaagcctatagttcaagttgtagtgttataaatttgagttgttagtattttttcatcttttttcagctggacattttctatttttttattaactatgtaaattaggggtgtacatggaacgggttggttcggtttttatcaaaaccaaaccaaaccaattatatcagtTTGGATTGTTCGATTTTGTTGGATTTTTTGGGTTtcttgttacataaatattatttcaatcttactttgttaaattttttagaactaaatatatgttcagtaaaaattaaaaaattgacaaacatatgatctataaaattattcttatgggagaattttcttagtaattggaattcatgagttttgtcaagtgaaattggtgacgaaaatggagaagacatcagtaatggaggaaatcggataagggagaaagaaaaaggaaaaataaaagagaagaaaagaaaaaagaagaaagaaaagagaaaggtaaagaaaaaaaagtactaataaaaggAAATAGTgattgtaatacactttaatacaattaacgaaataGCTAATTAGTTTGGGCGGATTCCGTTtggaaaagggcatatatgggccaattgtgtaactctaagggcatatatggaccaactatgtgacggtaagggcatatttgagctaaagtattaacgaagggcaaatgtgctcaatttcgtatagtacaagggaCTATACTTGATGATTAACCAGAAGTATGATGTTCAGGTTTATAATGCTTAAAGGTTCCTCGGGTTTCTATTCTTATGCAATTTATGAACATTTAGAGGGATGGCCTGGTTTCAACCTTGATGAGACTAGGATCGCATTCAAGCTCAGAAAAGACAAGTAATACTCACTTTATCTTCATCCAATCTGTTAGTTTTTTCTTACTGGCATATCTTTTTAAGTTCTCATATTTACATAATGAAACGTATAATATTTGTGATTAAATGTTTGTATATATCAAAGACACGATGTCATCTCTTATGTATGAAGGATgttttattgtctaattaatctTGAACATCGACCAGGTTTCATTACATGGCAATGGCAGATAACAGGCAGAGATACATGCCCTTACCTGATGACAGGTTACCAGATAGAGGACAACCACTTGCTTATCCTGAAGCAGTCCTGCTTGTCAATCCCGTGGAGCCTGAGTTCAAAGGCGAGGTACCTACTTTCTTCTACCATTTGCTGATGTATAATATAATTAAGTACTCCCCATTAAATGTGTGTTCTTTCTAACAGCTTAGGGTTTTATATATGATAGTTACACACATCTCTCCATCTCTATTTATCCATTTACATAATGTGTCAGTAATGTTACTTCTGTTAACTGGCTGCTGAAGAGGCAATACTGTTCGATTTATCAAATTCTTCTTGTGGTTCATTATTAGGGTCTTAGTGAGTACTTTTTTGGGTAATTCTTGATTGATTAATGCTACCAGGTCGATGACAAGTATCAATACTCATGTGAGGACAAAGATCTCAAAGTTCATGGATGGATTTGTATGGATCCACCACTGGGGTTCTGGATAATTATTCCTAGTGACGAATTTCGATCTGGGGGACCCCTTAAACAAAACCTCACTTCTCATGTTGGTCCAACTGCTCTTTCTGTGAGTAATCACTCCTCTTCAATTGTTTCTTTGGACCTGAGACACTAAATAAGCAAACATAACCAAGCATTTCAATTTGGACCAGACTCTAGTCACAAAACACAGCTtggttttctcttcttttcacgATTGTCTCCTATGATGTATTCTGCAGGTGTTTCTCAGTGCCCACTATGCAGGAGAGGATTTGGTTCCAAAGTTTGGAGACGGGGAGCCATGGAAGAAAGTCTTTGGACCAgtttttatatatcttaattatGTCAATGAAGGGGAGGATCCCCTTACTCTCTGGGAGGATGCCAAAGAACAGGTATAATTAAGGAAAGAGTTTAAGTTCTTTGCGCTGATAATGTTAGAAATATCAAGTCATATAGAAGGCAATTACACGTAACTCTATTTAACAAGCACTCATTGGTAACTCATAATAAATGGTAAATATAACAGGCTAAATTACATAATTGTGTAAAAATTTCTCACTAGCCTGCCTAAAGCATTGAATGCAAAAAATAGATGCTGATAGAAGTTGAAAGCTGGCCTTACAGTTTTCCAGCAAGTGAGGATTTTCCATCATCATCTCAACGTGGTAATATTAGTGGAAGATTGTTAGTCCAAGACAGGTATTACTTGCTTATTTTTTACTATTaccacttttttcttttttcttttggagGTAGGTGGTGGACTTGGAAGAACAATTATTCTACGGTCATTGGCTCTACTTATATTATTTTTTCAAGCTTAGGTACTTCAAAGATTATAAGATATCTGCTTCTGGTGCATACGTTGGCTTGGCTCCACCAGGAGAAGCCGGTTCATGGCAAAGAGAATGCAAGGTGATTCAAGGGAACATAAAAGCTCAATCACTCGAAAACTACTTATGTTTTTTCATTTTAAGAATTTGAATACTTGTTGATGTTGATCAGGATTATCAATTCTGGACAAAAGCAGATGAGGAAGGCTATTATGTAATCAGTGATATACGAGCAGGCGACTATAACTTGTATGCATTTGTCCCTGGATTCATTGGAGATTACAAAAGTGACATTAAAGTCACAATTACCTCGGGTACTAAATTCTCTATTTGGCTAATACACCATTATTTTCAAGCTTTTCAAGATCGTTACGAGCTAAAAATAACATGTTATAAATCAGGTTGCAGCATTGAGATAGATGATCTTGTCTTTGAACCCCCAAGAAATGGACCTACACTTTGGGAAATTGGCATTCCTGATCGTTCTGCTCGAGAGTTTTATATTCCTGATCCTGATCCAAAATATATCAACAAACTCTTTGTTAATCATCCTGATAAGTTAAGCTTTCTCCTTCTTCATCGATAGTTtaatttttatctttttattttgctGCTCATTATCATCATCTTCCTCAGGTTTAGACAGTACGGGCTATGGGAGAGATACACTGGCTTGTATCCAAATGGTGATATAGTTTTTACAGTTGGAGAGAGTGACTATAAAAAAGATTGGTTCTTTGCTCAAGTCACTAGGTAAAGAAAGTACTAAATCAGTACTATATTTGCATCTGGATTTATTTGTAGACTTTAGGGAAGATCTTATAATTGATATCTTCATTAAATTTGAATGTGAGTTTTCTTCCTTTTTTCGGACTTTTGGGTATGTTAGGAAAAGGGATGAAAAGACATATATAGGAACAACATGGCAAATAAAGTTCAAACTTGACAGTGTTAAACAAAAGGAAATCTATACACTAAGAGTGGCACTTGCATCTGCAGCTCAAGCTGAATTACAGGTATAGCACAGTTTTTCCATCATTTTTAGATATTTTCGAGTCAACGATAAAGGAAATCATAAAATGTAACTTGCAGGTTCGCGTTAATGATTCAAGCACGAATACTCCTCTATTCTCAAGTGGAGTGATAGGGAAGGATAACGCGATAGCAAGGCATGGAATTCATGGTCTCCATTGGCTGTTCAATGTGAATTTGCAGGGTAATATACTTGTTGAAGGGGAAAATACCATATATTTGACCCAAGCAAATTCAACTAGTCCTTTTCAAGGGATCATGTATGATTATATCCGTTTAGAAGGACCTCCTTACCATGACTAAGGCAAATTGTTCGAGAAAtctttgtatatttttttttttgtacaaCTCTTTTGatagagtttaagttatatacaaaCAAATTCTCTATGCATGCATTGTCGTCTCAAATGCTGGCAAATAGTATTTTATTGCACTTTGAATGGAATAAACCATAGTCTATCCTtctcttttttaaaattttgtgacACAGTTCTGATAGAATTTAATgttccaccaaactatatagagaaccagatTCTCTATTAGTTTTCATAGAACACACGTACACTGCAGTAGGTAAATGACACAaaaaattccccctttttgatgatgacaaacttataattgaagtttTCCCTAAGAGTCAGAATTGAAGTTTCCTGTATTCCCCCTGAATCTGTTCCCTAGTGCCAGAATGGTAGTTTCCTGTATTCCCCCTGAATCTGTTCCCCAGCTTGTTCCCCCTCAATTATTTTTcgcccttttggcatcataaaaagatcagTAGCAAGCAAGaagcaaaaagaagtctagcttgattaactcatgccacatgtgtgcGCACAATCATGACTAAAAATAGAGCAAAAGAGCAAGACATACACAGTAAAAGGATGAAACTTACATTAATTTTTGGAAATTAAGCAGGGAGCAATTCCATTGTTaccaaaacatccacaaaataaaaacaacaaaaggTACCAGTCATAAACATCATTAAGAATAAAAACAGAGGACGAACACTAGGAACTTGACACTGGGAATAGGACGGCTATTAAGGAGCACTTGAAGGGGGAGCATTGGAGGCATAGAAAGAGGGAAAGGGTTTTAAGAAGGATGTCCATACGAGCATTTGCAGACCCTTGCTCGGTTAGCAACCTTTCCTTCAGATCCTCAATCTGTTTCCTGAGAGCAGCATTTTCCTTTGTCAGGCGGGCAACCTCTGTAGTTTGGGAACTACTGGAACCAGCTGCCTCCTGGGTCTGACTAAGTTGACCTTCGAGAATGGCATTTCGAGCCTTCTGTTTCCTTATTTCTTCAGTGGCACTGTTTTGAGCGTTGATCAACTGAGAAATGGTCTAATTATTGCCTACCCCTCCACTCATATCAATGCACTCACACTCTTCAAGGGTGGTTTTGGAGAAATATTGCTTGTGAGTTCCTACTTTAGCCAGTCCCAATTGAACCTTGAAGAATTCAAACACTTTAGTGAGGAGAAACCCGTAAGGCAACCCATGATTACCTTCCTTGAACTATGCTACTTTCTTCATGTGTTCTATCATAAGACCAGGCAGGTTCATGGTGGTGTAGCTATCCAGTGATTCCATGAAAACCAAGTCTACTCGTGATGTAATGGAGAGTCTTTCAGCACGTGGGAGCAGAACTTTGTTCACCATTTCGGACATCAGTTGGTACACTGGAGGGAGGGCCTTCTTGTGTACCCGTTCCCCCTTGTTGTACTGCCTTATCCTTCACAATGGCGTTTCTGAAATTTGTAGAGCAGACCCCCTCAATGGATGACATCCCATCAGTGGGCACGCCCAAAATGGCTCCCAGTACACTAGTGTCCATCACAAAATCAACACTGTTCACTGTCAGACAAATGTTATCGTCCTTAACTGTGAAGAAGTCAGCATAAAAGCTACGCACTTCTACCTCATATACCTTGGGATTGTTAGTTGTGAACAGATGTGTCCATTATTGGAATTCACATATCTCCACCAATTGGCGCATTCCTGACATATCCAGAATATCGAGGGCAAATGTACGGCCCCCACAGTACATTTTGGATTCTCAGTTTTCCCTTCCAGCATCCTGGGTTGCATCAACCTTGGCCCTTTTGGAGGTACCGAGTTCTTCACTAGCACTAGCCTTCCTTTTCACTGATTTTCTTGTACTTTTTCTTTTCTCACCAGATTTCTCAGACATTTGTTCAACCAACTCTTCACCAAATTTCTCAGCTACTTTCTCATAAGATTTTTCACCCTCAACCTTGCTCAAGTCAATTTCACTCACAGATGACTCTCTGTTGGACTTTGGAACGGTAAGTTTCTTTGAGGACTTACGAACCAAGGAACCAGGTTCATCTTctacctcatcatcaacaacaacgaCTAGTGCAGGAGGCACTACCTTCTCATTTACAACCTTTCTATCTTTCACCAATatcctcttcttcttttcctttttgcttttccttaaaACTGACTCAAATTCTTCCTTTTTCTGCAACCTAGTGATAAGTCTCTTAGAAGTTGACTCTTGGGGAGTTGCCTGACTACTCCTAGACTTGATGAAGCTCGCAAGAGCCACATTGTCATAGGTATCTTCACTCCCTTCATTTTCCTCCTCAGACAGAGATCGCATCTCGGGAGGAACAATGGCCAATAGCTCAGCATAGAAATGAGGAGAGGGAGCGGAATCAGTACTGACCTGGGGTTCTTCAGAAAAATAGggagtttcatcccaagtaggagcatAGTTCTCCTATGTGGAGGGATCAAGTCCCTCAGGAAGTTCCCCAGTAGTACTATCTGCTGCCAGATTTTTGACAGGCACCAGTTCCTTTCCCTCTGCCAGTAGACTATCACCTTCCCCCTTAGACCCATTTATTTCAGACACGCCTTCATACTCATCAACTACACAGCCCTCAATAGCAATTGACAACATATTCTCTATGGCCTCTTGTTCTTGTAAACCCAAAGTAAACTCAGAAGACATAAGAAGAGCATTACCTATAGACTCGGCGACATTCAAATCAAAACATGGGGTAGTCTTTGCCGATTCATCACTGTTACAACCCACTCCTTGCATCTCATAATATTTTTCCACTGGTCGACTAGAAATTTCCTGATTGTCTTTTTCCGCCACTGTATCTGCTTCTACCATTTTTTTCGACGAGACAGAAGCAGAAGTTGCTGCCACAAATTTCTTAGGAGTCGAGGTTTTGCGACTCCTATGAGAGCCAATGCTCGACTAAGTTGGAGAGGAACTAGTATATGGTTGTGACTCTAGCTTAGGGTTTGGACTAGATAGTGTAGGGATTATAGGTTCTAGCACTGGGGTTTCAATGGGTGATGACACTGTGGGGATGATGCTTGGAACAGTCTGAGTCTCCATATTTTCAGACATGATGGAGGATAGTGAGAGTATTATGGAAGAAGAGAGTGTTCGATTTGAAGGAAAAAGAGAATTTTTGGCTTTGATGTGAACAGTTATGATAGTGACCGTGAGAGAGGTTATTTAAGAAGGGTGAGGGATCGGTTAGGAACGGGTATCAAGTTGGGTAAACGGGTCATTTCATAACGGGTAGGACGCTTGAGTTCCAAAAAGAGAGAGAAATGAAGGATTGATATTTTAATGACATGGCACCATTTCAGTCGTTAAAAAGATGTGGATGAGAGTACATAgaaactactaacctgtgtcaaaggaaccaggttccctgactgAAATGCGATATCATTGGCTACTTGTTTGCTCTGTAATCGTCATGTGTGTCTACCTGCAATGGTATAGAGATGAAAACTTTGCCAGAAAACACTTTCTAACTATTTTACCTGtacatttctttcatagccaatcatcgagggaccaggtccCTAGCTAGATTTCATCAACCCTAGTGCCAAAcgattcttttcaaagtgctctATGCTCAGagctttggtgaagatatctgcaatTTGATCTTTTGTGCTGCAAGACTTCATGCAAATAAGCCCTTTctcaacattgtctctgaggaAGTGATGTCACACATCAATATGCTTTGTTCTCTTATGTTAAATTGGATTTTTTCCATGTTGAGAGCACTAGTGTTGTCACATAGTAAGGGCACACAATCAGAAAACACACCAAAATCTTCTAGATGTTGCTTGATCCACAGTAATTGAGCATAGCAAGAGGCAGCTaccacatactcagcttcagcagttgaAAGGGCCACTGAGTTTTATTTTCTTGTGCCCTATGAGATTAGACACGAGCCCAGAAAATGTGCCATACCAGAAGTGCTTTTCCTATCTACCAAATAACCAGCATAGTCAACATCAGCATACCCTATTAAGTCAAAGTTATCTCATGAGAGATAGTAGAGAACCAAGTCCTTCGTTCCTTTGAGACACCTCAGAATTCTCTTTGCAGCCTTCagatgagactcctttggattggATGGAAACCTGACACAAAGTCCCACACTGAAGACAATGTCTGGTCTACTTGTTGTGAGATTCAGAAGTGACCCAATAATGCCTCTATGCATAGTCTCGTTTACAGGAGAATCAGGTTCATCCATATCCAGGCAAGTGGCAGTGGCAATAGGTGTATCAATAATCTTTGAACTCTCAATCTCAAATCTCTTCGGAAGCTCTTTGATGTACTTTTGCTGACTTATCATTGTACCCCTAGGAGTTTGCTTGACTTGTAGATccaagaagaaattcaattcccccatcatgctcatttcaaactcacttcccaTGAGTCTTGCAAATTCCTCACACAAAGAGTCATTTGCTGCTCCGAAGAtaatgtcatcaacatagacttgcactatgagcaggttcctcctctatttcttcaaaaatagagtgttgtcaatttttcct
This region of Nicotiana tomentosiformis chromosome 4, ASM39032v3, whole genome shotgun sequence genomic DNA includes:
- the LOC104093599 gene encoding uncharacterized protein isoform X2; this translates as MTAPGVQLHLPDDHHVVMDNGILQVTLLVPDGIVTGIKYNGVDNLLEILNDDETNRGYWDVVWSSAGTKGTTGIFERLICTTYKVILERDDQIELSFSRAWDVSLQDKLIPLKIDKRFIMLKGSSGFYSYAIYEHLEGWPGFNLDETRIAFKLRKDKFHYMAMADNRQRYMPLPDDRLPDRGQPLAYPEAVLLVNPVEPEFKGEVDDKYQYSCEDKDLKVHGWICMDPPLGFWIIIPSDEFRSGGPLKQNLTSHVGPTALSVFLSAHYAGEDLVPKFGDGEPWKKVFGPVFIYLNYVNEGEDPLTLWEDAKEQMLIEVESWPYSFPASEDFPSSSQRGNISGRLLVQDRYFKDYKISASGAYVGLAPPGEAGSWQRECKDYQFWTKADEEGYYVISDIRAGDYNLYAFVPGFIGDYKSDIKVTITSGCSIEIDDLVFEPPRNGPTLWEIGIPDRSAREFYIPDPDPKYINKLFVNHPDKFRQYGLWERYTGLYPNGDIVFTVGESDYKKDWFFAQVTRKRDEKTYIGTTWQIKFKLDSVKQKEIYTLRVALASAAQAELQVRVNDSSTNTPLFSSGVIGKDNAIARHGIHGLHWLFNVNLQGNILVEGENTIYLTQANSTSPFQGIMYDYIRLEGPPYHD
- the LOC104093599 gene encoding uncharacterized protein isoform X6, which gives rise to MTAPGVQLHLPDDHHVVMDNGILQVTLLVPDGIVTGIKYNGVDNLLEILNDDETNRGYWDVVWSSAGTKGTTGIFERLICTTYKVILERDDQIELSFSRAWDVSLQDKLIPLKIDKRFIMLKGSSGFYSYAIYEHLEGWPGFNLDETRIAFKLRKDKFHYMAMADNRQRYMPLPDDRLPDRGQPLAYPEAVLLVNPVEPEFKGEVDDKYQYSCEDKDLKVHGWICMDPPLGFWIIIPSDEFRSGGPLKQNLTSHVGPTALSVFLSAHYAGEDLVPKFGDGEPWKKVFGPVFIYLNYVNEGEDPLTLWEDAKEQMLIEVESWPYSFPASEDFPSSSQRGNISGRLLVQDRYFKDYKISASGAYVGLAPPGEAGSWQRECKDYQFWTKADEEGYYVISDIRAGDYNLYAFVPGFIGDYKSDIKVTITSGTKFSIWLIHHYFQAFQDRYELKITCYKSGCSIEIDDLVFEPPRNGPTLWEIGIPDRSAREFYIPDPDPKYINKLFVNHPDKFRQYGLWERYTGLYPNGDIVFTVGESDYKKDWFFAQVTRVIYLLKGKIPYI
- the LOC104093599 gene encoding uncharacterized protein isoform X3 codes for the protein MDNGILQVTLLVPDGIVTGIKYNGVDNLLEILNDDETNRGYWDVVWSSAGTKGTTGIFERLICTTYKVILERDDQIELSFSRAWDVSLQDKLIPLKIDKRFIMLKGSSGFYSYAIYEHLEGWPGFNLDETRIAFKLRKDKFHYMAMADNRQRYMPLPDDRLPDRGQPLAYPEAVLLVNPVEPEFKGEVDDKYQYSCEDKDLKVHGWICMDPPLGFWIIIPSDEFRSGGPLKQNLTSHVGPTALSVFLSAHYAGEDLVPKFGDGEPWKKVFGPVFIYLNYVNEGEDPLTLWEDAKEQMLIEVESWPYSFPASEDFPSSSQRGNISGRLLVQDRYFKDYKISASGAYVGLAPPGEAGSWQRECKDYQFWTKADEEGYYVISDIRAGDYNLYAFVPGFIGDYKSDIKVTITSGCSIEIDDLVFEPPRNGPTLWEIGIPDRSAREFYIPDPDPKYINKLFVNHPDKFRQYGLWERYTGLYPNGDIVFTVGESDYKKDWFFAQVTRKRDEKTYIGTTWQIKFKLDSVKQKEIYTLRVALASAAQAELQVRVNDSSTNTPLFSSGVIGKDNAIARHGIHGLHWLFNVNLQGNILVEGENTIYLTQANSTSPFQGIMYDYIRLEGPPYHD